The sequence CGCATCCATGGCGGTAGCGTCGGCAAGGCAACGCCGGACGGCTCTTCCGAAATGGTCTCGCGCGGCTCCATCGACCTGCACCGGTTCCGATCGAACATTGGTCGGCGTCCGGGTGCGGGGAGGTTCAAGCTGGCCGGCGAAATCGGCCGTTCCTGACGGCTCCATTTCAGGACATTGCCGGTCTGCATCCGATTGTGTCGCAGGGCGAATGCCGCTACGTCACGTCCAATGACGCCCTCCGAGAATTACCGGCCGGACATCGATGGACTCCGGGCCGTCTCGATCCTGCTGGTGGTCTTGTATCACGCGCACCCCTGGCTGCTTCCCGGCGGGTTCGTCGGCGTCGACGTCTTCTTCGTCATCTCCGGCTTCCTGATCACCCGCATCCTGCTGAGCCCTGGCGGGATGCCGATCTCGACCTTCTATGCCCGCCGGATCAGGCGCATCTTTCCGGCCCTGATCGCGGTTCTGCTGGTCACCGCTGCGATCGGCTGGGTCATCCTGCTGCCGCCGCAGTTTCGGCTGCTGGGCGAGAACATCGTCGCCAGCGTGCTGTTCGCCTCGAATCTGTTCCAGCTCGGGCAGCTCGGCTATTTCGCGCCGCTGGCCGCGGAAAATCCGCTGCTGCATCTCTGGTCGCTCGGCGTCGAGGAGCAGTTCTATATTTTCTGGCCGTTGGCGCTTGGCCTGCTGGCGCGTTCGCCCCGGCGTCGGCTGTACATTCTCGGCGCGCTTGCGCTGTCGCTCGCCGCCAGTGCGGTGCTGGTGGTGACGCATTCGGACTGGGCCTTCTACGCGCCGGTGCCGCGCGCCTGGGAGCTGTTGATCGGTGGGCTGCTGGCGGAGGCCAATCTGGTCAGGAAGTGCGGCAGCCATCTTCTCGGCGGGATCGGCCTTGCCGCTATCGCAGCGTCCGCGCTGCTGTTCGACCGCGCGATGCCGTTTCCCGGGTTGCTGGCGCTCGTACCGGTCGTCGGCGCCGCGCTCGTGATCGTATCGCCGAACGCCGTGACGAACCGCCTGCTGCTGTCGAGCCGGCCCGCCGTGCTGCTCGGTCTGATCAGCTATCCGCTCTATCTCTGGCACTGGCCGCTCCTGACCTATCTCGGGATCATCAGGCATGGGGTGCCGAACTTCCTCGAGATCTGGGGCGCGATCCTCGTGGCAACTGTGCTGTCGATCCTGACCTTCCACTTCATCGAATGGCCGATGCGCAATCGTGGCAATTTGGCGCCGTCCCTGTCGATCGCACTCGGCACGGCCGGCGTGATCGGCGCGGCCATCGTCATCACGGCGGGTGTTCCCTGGCGCTTCCCGCAAGAACTGCAGGCGATCGCGCGCGTGAGCACGGACGACAACCCCGCCTTCCGGGATCGCTGCTTTCTCGAAGCGCCCGGCAGCGGTTTCGACGCGGGCTGCATCGGGCCCGGCGGCGGGCCACTGCTGGTGCTGTGGGGCGATTCGAATGCGGCAGCGCTCTATCCGGCGCTCGCGCAAGCCGCACAACACGCCTCGTTCCGTGTCGGCCGCTTCACCGCGCCCGGCTGTGCGCCAATTCTCGATGCCGGACCGAACGCCGGCTGCACCGCCAGCAACGGCAAGGCCTTTGGCCTGATCGCAGCGGCCCGACCCGACATCGTCGTGCTGCATGCGATGTGGGGCTTCGACAACGACCTGGAGAAACTCGGCGGCACCGTCACCGCGCTGCGAAACGCCGGCGTCTTGCGCGTGGTGATCGTCGGGCCGCCGCCGGTCTGGAAGCGCACGCTGCCGCACGCGATCATCAACCACTACCGCTTCTCGCATGAACTCCCGGACCGGCTCGGCTCCGGCGTCTCCGGTCCGGCCGAGGACGAGCTGATGTCCGGCTTCGCTAGATCGGCCGGGATCGGCTACGTCTCGCTGCGCAAGGTTCTCTGCGACATCAGGCAAGAATGTTTGGTGCGTACGCCGGAGCGGGAGGTGATTGCCACCGATACGATCCACCTGTCGCCGGGTGGTGCAAGGCTAGTGCTCGGGGTCATCGGCGGGGAACTGTTTCGGGCGGGTGGCGCTCCCTAGCGGAGCAGATTTTCGAGCTGCTTCAGAATGTTGGTGGAGTGTGGGTCTCACGGCTTCCCCATGAAGTTTCAGGACTTTCTCCTGCCTGTGGCCCACTCCTTCGGCGTCTCGCACGGCGGCTTACCTCGCTTGTGAATACCAAGGACATTCCAAACCCAGGGTTGCGACGCAGCGCCGAGGGTCCATCCTGGTCGCCTACTAGAATCAGGAGATTCGGATATGGCCCTTTTTTTGGTGACATGGGACCTGAACAAGCAGCGTGCCAACTACACGCCGGCCCGAAACAACCTTATCAGCTATCTTTCAAATTTTTCTCACATCAAAGATCCAGGCCTAAATTCTGTGTGGTTCATCGAGGCCCACACCACCGCGGCAGATATGGTGACCAAAATCGAGCAGCATCTTCACCCGAGTGACCGTCTTTTCGTCACGTTGCTCATTCGCGGGCAATGCGAGGGTTATGTTTCGGATACGGTCGTTAAGTGGGTCAATGCAAGAACGTAGGACTGGCCGGTCTCATCCCGCGCGGTATTTTTTCTAGTTTCTGGAACATTGACTTCGACAATATATTCTATAGATTGGAAGATACTCATCGGAAGGAAGCCAAGAATCTCGCGAATAAACGCGAGGCACAACAAGGGTTGAAGAGAAATGGACACCAGTCTCAAACAGACCGAGCAGGTGGTTATGCTCGCGATCTTGAGGAAGAACGGAGACGCTTACGGCGTTTCTATCCATGAAGAGCTAGCCAAGCGACTGCAGAAGGAAGTGCCGATGGCGACAATCTACGCCACGCTAGAGAAGCTGCAGGACAAGGGGTTTGTCCGGTCGCGGCAAGGCGAGGCCACCGCAGAACGCGGCGGTCGCGCAAAGATGTACTTCGAAATTACCGGCAAAGGGCAGAAGGCCCTCAATGCTTCGCTCAACGGCTTCTTCCGTCTGACCGAAGGGTTGGAATGGAAAGGAGCGATGGGGTGAAGCGCATTAGCTGCAGGGTACACCCGATAGATGACGGCAGTTACGTCATCTATTTGGGGGACGACGCGGAAGGCGAAGTGTTTCGGGTTCCGGAGGGGATGTCTCAGCAAGAGGAGCGCGAGTTCATTCATGGTCTGATGCTCTCGCGCGTGAAAGCTGCGGAGGCGGAGAAACACAGGCGCCTATTCCGCGGCGTCCAGGCTCTGGACTATTGGGCGACGATGAGAAAGTTGTCAGCGAAGGAATCGGAAAGGGCGACACCTCCGCGGTTGGCCGAAGCTGCCTTCGCCTTGCTGGCACCTAAAGCTACTGTCGACGCGCAACTCGGCGATTTGAGCGAGCTCCACGCCAAGAACGTCGAACGCCACGGCGCTAAGCGGGCGCGCTGGCTTTACTGGCTAGAGGTCGCCCGGGCCGTGGCGCCAGCCGTGTACCGCTTGGCGAAAAGGGCAGGGCTTTTCGGACTTTTCATCGACTATATTCGTACCAAGTTTGGGCTTTGAAGACCTTCGAAATTCGGCGGGGCGCGCGTTTTTGGCCCCTGCTGAACATTTCGCGCGTGCGCTTGGGCCGACCCAGTGTCTCTCGGACCTTCAAGAGCGGCTTTTCTGCGGCATCGCTTCAGAGCGCTTTCGTGCGCGTGTGGGATGCGCAAGTCTCATGAATCCTCATCAATCCATGCCACAAGATCCCGCCTAGCGGTCCCAGACCCTGCAGCCTCGCACAAGCTTTCCGCGGGGCATTAAGCCCTCCCGCACCAACTCGTCGAACTTGCTGGGCGACATCCCGACCCAGTCGGCCGCGGCGGCACGGCGCAGGCCGCGCGGGGCGTATCCCTTTCGAAGACAGCACTGTTAGATCGAGAGCGAAAATCGAAGGGGAGCGCAAGCTCATGGAAGCTATGCGCGATCACGCGATAGGGCGAATGAAGACCGATCGGGCTTTTGCTGATCGTGCTGTAGACGCTTATCTTCGGTCTATTGGACTTCAGCAGGAAAACAAAGATAGCGTCGCGCGGCACGCCCTTGAGGATCTTCGGCGCGACCCTCGCGCAGATGCAAACGACAAGGCTCTTAGTCCTGATTTTCTGCATAGACTTGAGCGTCATGCTCAAGACGCCGCAACTGAGGAGGCTCGCGAGAAATGGGGGCGCGTTGTGGCGGCCGAGGTCCGTAAGCCCGGAAGCATAACTGCCCGCGCGATGCGTCTGATCGACGAACTTGACCCTGCTGCGGCCATGTTGTTCGAAGAGCTATGTGTGAACCGACTTGCAGACACGGTGCCCACCTGCTTGACAGGCGAGCTTAAATTTCCTGTGCGCAAAGCGCTTGTAGAGGCGGGCTTACTTGTTGATCCGGGCACCTTCGGCCATGCCAATGAAGGCAAAATCATCGACGATGGCAGCAATCGAATTCGCTTGTTCCGATTTGAAACGAATGCCATTTCCATCCCCGCCGTCGAACGGGGGTGAGGTTTGGATCCCTGTCTATCTGTTGACGGCCGACGGGCTCTCTATCTCTCAAATTCTTCCGGACCATCAGAACGATGCCCTTAGTCGGTACGTCGAAAAGCTGCAGGATTGGTCTGCTCAGCGGCATCGCAATCACCTTGAGTTTGAGATCCTCAGCACTAAGGAAGCCGATCGCCTGTTGGGGGCCAATTAAAGCACGGTGGCTGCGTCCCTAGGACCGTGTCCACTCCCGTCAAGGTAGCTGCTGCGTTTCTCGCGGTTGTTCGGCTGTTCGCCCGGAGATAGTATCGACCGGTGAAGGTCAAGGGACTCCGCGCATCAAACGCTGGTTTCCACTCGATCAAGCTTCCCATCTTTGTCGAAGTGGATGACGAGAGGCCCTGACTGTCCGTCTTTCGAGACGGACAATCGTATGATAACGGAGCCATCGTTTTGCTGCTCAATTTTCGGGCCCCCGTCGCGGTTGTGACCTTCCCCGTATAGCGTCTTGCCGGATTGCTGTTGAGATTCAAGGACCTGACATAGGTCGTTTCCGATCTCTCCCAACGAAGCTGCCACGGATATCAGTTCGACCGGGTCGCCGGTGGTCAATTGAACGCCCATGTGATTGCGAAATTGGCCTTGGGTGGGGATACTGAATGTCACCGCGTATCCGTCATCAATTGCACCGGTAATCGCGCGCGTCAGAGCGTCGAACTTTGCTTGATCCGGGTTGCTCTCTTCAGACGTCGGCGGCGGCGCCTTAGTGAGTAAGCGTTTGAGCGCTCCATGACTTCCTTCAGCGGCCAGCTGGCCGAATTTAGCAAGCATGCCGGTGCCAAAGACGCCTACTCCCAGCTTTGCGAGGGTGTACCATGAGGCCCAATCCATGATGATCTGCATAAAATCGTTCGGGCCGGCCCAGCCCTGCAGGTTCTCAACCTCCAATGGATGACCAACAAATCCTTCGAGCGCCTTGCTGACTGGTAGGTATCTATCGCCGTGAACCCGGCCAATTTTGGCTTCGATCCTGCTGGTCATTCTGCACTCCAAAATATGGGCATTTAGCCGATTATCGCCTACGCAATCTCAAGTGGAGATACGACTTTAGTTCACTCTTCGGAAATGTTGGTTTGATCCCTTCAGGTGGGTGAGCCCTTCTGATGAGCCGCTCTCCCGCATTCCCGTGGCAGTGCTTGTACTTTTTGCCGCTGTTACATGGGCAACGCTTGTTTCTCCCCACTTTGGGTACTGCCAAGGGTGGCGCTGAGGGATCGGTAGGGTCAACTTTGATTTTTGTGACGCTGCCCACGTAATCTGGCAGCACCCAAACGATTGCGGGGATCTCAAACGCGTTCCGAACGATGGCGCTGTGGTAGTTGCTGGTAGGGCTCGAGTTCCGGTTCGCTGGCAGGATGACACTGCTGATTTGGCTACCGATGACGTTTCCACTGTTACTGTGTGAGGCGGCCTTGCGAATGATGTCGACGATCCGAAGTGCGATCGCCTTGCCATCTGCGCCTTGCTTTGCAAATTGTCTCAACGCGAAAAAGTCATCAACGTGCAGCGCGCTGGACGTTCCAACCGTGTGCGTTACGATGGGCGTGACAGAGTCGATAGCTCCCTGCATCAAGTGAAATTCATCGGCTGCTTCGGACGTTGGTGGGACCTGCAGGTCAGGCCGCTCGAAGTTAGAGATCAGGCCGTACGCGCCAATGTACTCATTTCGTCTATAGATGTAGCCGACTATCATCAGGCTCAGGAGGAGCTGTGAACGAGTTAAGCTGCGCAAAACGTAGTGCGTTTTGAATTTTTCAGTCAGCTTGAGCGTCAGCCTTTCAATGATTCCACCAAGGTTGAAATCAGGGGGGCCCAGCGTCATGATGGTTTCAATGAGCCACTTGTGAGTATCGAAGCTCCCCGCTTTGGCAATGCCCGAAAACGTTATGACGGCTTGTCCGTCCTGGGTGAACAGAACGAAGGCTTTATCGTGCCTTCCTTCACGACTCGACCGTCTACGGTTAGTCGGCGATCAGAGCAAACAACAGTAATACTGGGGCTGATAAGGCCGACATACAGCGTCATACGCGAGTCCCCGACAAAGGCGGATGATTGTCGTCTAATTCAGGACTTTGCAAGACACTGATTGGTCCACTCCCTTAAGACAGCGACTGAGACCTCGCCTCAGTTCAGCTTGTCCCGAGGCTTCCCAATGATCTCACGTAATTCGGCGGCTCGCGCCAAATCCAGCCGAGACGGCCTGGCTTCGTTGCCCTCTGTCTTCTTGTCGGGATCAGGCATGCCCCAACGGTGCTTACCTGCCTGTTGTGAAGCTTTGATCTAGCTCAAGCCTGCTGCAGCCGGCATTGGTGTCATCCACTACGTTCAGGGCAGCAGCCACGGCGCCTAGGCTAAAGGTGGCGGGTGCCGCAAGCACAAAGCAGCTTTCGGCATCCCGCATTCGATCGGAGGCAACTAAGGCAGAACGAGTTTGAAGCGCGTCGGGGTGCCGCCGGTACATCTGGTGAGATGGTTTGGAGCTCCGTGATCTCCGTTGAGGCAATACTCGCCTGTCTGGATGACAATGTCCTGATTTGCGCGGATCGCGTTGATGGATTGAATCGCTGCCTGAAGCTCGGCGTTGTTCTTCTGCAGGCACTGCGGTCTCTCTTCGATCTGCTTCGTCGCTGCGAGACTGTCGCAATTGTCGAGAGCAAATGTCGGGCTTGAAGCCAACGCGATGATGGGCAGGCACTTCAGGTATCTGATCATTTTTCCTCGTGAAATGTCTTTGGTCGAAAGCCGCCCATTGCGCCCGGTACCCCGTGAGGTTGTCAAGAGGCGGGGCGGCACTGCGTGTCCTCCTTAAGTAGAACCTGTCCGAAAGCCGCACCATGTCCTTGAAACTGCCGCGCGCTCCCTTCAGTGCAGTCGAGCGGCTGGCATCCTCCGTCGGCGCGCGGAATGATCCCGGAGTCCGCTAAGCGTTATGCCTTTTGGACTCCGGGAGAATGCTTAGTTGGAGCAGGTCACTTGCGTAAGTACGTCGACCCTTGTGAACCGTTGTCCGAATTCGATATGTTCGCGATCTTCTTGTTTTGTGCCGGTAGAATGACCTTTCGAGTATCCCAAGCCTTTGCAATATTGTGCCGCAGTGTTGCCGCAGCCAATCGGGGCTTTGCCGCAAACCCGCGCAGGGTCGAAGCTGACAGTTGTCGGAGGCAACGGAGCCGCCGAGCCAGTCTTCTGTTCGATACGCAGAAGTATGGCGTTGGTTGTGGCGGTATTGCTCTCGATCTTTCGCAAGAGTTCCACGACCTCCCTAAACCAGCCAAAAATGGCGGAGGCACTGAGGTCTCCGGCCTTCTCAGCTGACGGCGGTGCCTTGTCCTTTGCAGTCTGCGCGATAGCCGGTGTGCCTGCTGCAAAAATCGCAATAAGAATAATAACAAAACGTATTGGCTTCATCTGCCACTCCCATAGGTTGCAACGGATCAACCGTACACAGATGGGAAAGGCTCTGGTGAACCACTTTGATAGGTCAAAATGTCGCTGGTGCCGCCAGCGAACAGTCCACTCGCTTCAGGGGTGCGGATCTCGCGAAGGTTTGGTTCGCAGCTGTTCCCGGGCTTCCAAGAAGAGCTTCTGATTGCCAAGCACTGGCTTCAATGTCTCCGTCAGCTCCCATGCAATCTGACGCATAGTGCCGAGGTGAGCGTTGGCGATCGGCTTTCCATCGCCTGTTGTCAGTTGTTCGTCGTTTGTGGTCGCGATCATCTTGCTAAGATCGTTTCCCCAGTTCTCATCAAAATGCGCGCCGCCGTCCTGACTGCGCAAAGAGAAGACCACATTCTTCCGCGACAAGGTGCGCCCGTCGGCAGCACCGAAGACAGGCTCTTCCCACCACTCCTGGAACTTCATCTCATGTGTCCACGGAAGTTTAAAATCCTCGGTGTCGCAATAGGGCGAATAGCGGACCGGGCCTCCGTCCAATAAGATCGCGACCAAGGCTAGCCGAGGTCGCATCGTCTCCAAGCTCCTCGCCGTGCTTATGAATTGCAAGGTGCTTCGCAAGCCAAGCTGGACAAGGAGAGGGCGGATTTTGCCGCGGCCGTCCAACAGGAGAGTTGCCACGGTTGTGGCGAGACGCTTCGCTTCCCAGCAATTTCCGCGATCATAGTTCTCTGAAGACGCCTTGAGCATTTCCATTTGCTCCGCGAGTGCGGCGATCTTTTCCTCTTCCGTACGCTTCAGGTTGGGATCGAACATTCTAGTCCCCCTTATTTGGGACCATATAGGCGTTCCGTATGGCTCCCGTCCATTCCCTCGGGGGATGTCGGGCAATCCCTTCAGGGCGCCGGCTGGTTGACGTGAAAGCCCGGTGCCTCGTGCGCCGGGCTTTTCTTTGCAGGGGTAGAGGGTTGTCCTCAGATCTCCAGCACGAAAGGCTCAAAGCCATGCCGACCCGCAGATTCACCGTGAATGTCCTGACCGATGGCAGTGGCGTCGCCACCGCCTACACGCCCTATATTTCCGGCAGGATCACCGCGATCCACTACATCAAGGATGGATCCAACGCCTTTGCGGCCGGGGTCGATTTCACCATCACCGGCGAGGCTACCGGCGAGGGCATCTGGACCGAGGCGGACGTCAACGCTTCGAAGTCCTGCTATCCCCGCAGCCCGACCCACTCCAATGCCGGCGTTGCGGCGCTGTACGCCTCCGGCGGCACTGCTGTCGGCGATCTCATCCGGTTTGGCCGCGATCGCGTCAAGATCGCGATTGCGCAGGGCGGCGCCGCGAAGGCGGGCGCCTTCCACATCGTCACCGAAAACTGACGTCGAACAATTCTCGCCGGCGTTTGCATCGCCTGCGCCGGCGAGGGGGCCTGCAAGTCCGTAAATGTAAGGGAGACAGCACGATGCGCGAAACCTGGTATGTGCTCGAAGACGGCCGCGTGGTCGATCCCAACGAGGTGGCGCCGGATGATCATGCGCGCTGGCGGCGCGTAGCGCGGCGTACGGCACGACCGGCATTTCAGTGAAGCTTCCAGCTTCCAGAGCGGCGTATCCTCAGGCCGGCGGATCGCGTCGAGCGGCAGGCTCGCGCGCGTCTTGCAGCGGGCGCACTCGACTTCTAACAGGCGAGGCCGCCGTTGAGGCATTGCCCGATGGTCGGGGACGGCTGGGCAGGTCCGCCGTAGCCTTCCATCCGGACCGACCAGTCCGCGGCCTCGGCTCGGTCCGCTTCGCGGATGGCCTGATTGGCGCGCTCGCGGGCTCCCTCGGCGTGGATCTTCGCGCCCATGATCCGGCCGCCCCATATGACCTCTCGCGACTTGGTGCCCATGGCGAAGGATTCCGCGATGAGGGCCCGAGAGGCAAGCCGCTAGGATTTGTAGTCCGCAGGGGAGGGCGTCCTATCGGTTCGTCAAGCGAGATTTTTGGCGAGGCGCTCGAGTCTTGAAACAGTCAGCCCGAAGCTCAAAGGCCAATGTGGCCCACCGGAACAGACGTTCCAGACAGTGGGTCGCCCAGGCAGTTCTTATGCAGCAAAATCAATAGGGATTTTGATCAGTGGCGCTCCCTAGCGGAATCGAACCGCTCTCTCCACCGTGAAAGGGTGGCGTCCTAACCGATAGACGAAGGGAGCAAACGCAGGGCCAGACCGCTCTCCGCGGCACGGCCGCTGGCCGGCCGAACAGGGCCCGGCAGCTTGCAGCGGGCGAACGTATAGTGGCCTTTGCGCTCCCGGGCAAGCCGTTCGGGAACGGACTTTTGGCTCCGGTGGATAGCATCGGAGCCGGGGACGATCGGGCGGCGAATTCAACGGTTTGTTAGGGTTCCCTGGGTAGCGCTGGAGTGGGAGATATTCCGATGCCACCGCCAAAGAAGCGCGCAGCGCGCAAGTTGCTGTCGCAGCACGCCTGGATCACGCTCGACGGCGGATTCGCGGCGCGGCATTGCCTGGTCCAGGACATCTCGGATTCGGGCGCCAAGATCACGATGGACGAGGATGCGAGCCAGCTTCCCGGCGTGATCCGCCTGGCCTTCGCCCGCGATGCCCGGACCGGACGGAGCTGCCAGGTGGTCTGGCGCCGCGGCAAGTCCGCCGGCATCAAGTTCCTCTGACATCGCGCCGCAGCGCATCCGATGGCGCGTGAGGCGCGTCCGGGTTACAAGGCGGCGATGCGCATGCCGCTCCTGATCCTGCTCTCGCTCATGGCGACGTCCGCGACCGCGGCCGAGAGCCTGCGGCTGCCCGCCGAGCGGCCGCAGGGAGGCAAGGACCTCGGAAAGGCGCTGCCGCTGAAGGGGACGGCCGGGACGGCCAGGGCAGGGTCCTGCGCCTCCTATGGACCGCGCTTCGTCATGGTCGAGGGCACCGGGACCTGCGTCAAGGTCGGCGGCTCGATCAGCGTCGACACCGCCATCCGGCGTTGAGGGCTCATGACGCAGGACCTCTTGCGGCTCGATATCCTCGTTCCCGTGCTGATGTATTGCGCGCTGCTGTGGTGGATTGGCCGCAGCCTGAGCTGGCCTGCGCGGCTCGCCACGGCCGCGGTGACGCTGGTGCTGATCATGGTGGTGCTGCTGGTCGAGCGCGGCTGGCGCTAGGCGGGAGGCGGATCCGCAGGGCCGGGCTTCGTGCAAAGCGGATTTCCGAAAAGATCCTGCCAACCAGAACAAGACCGCGAAAACAACCCCATGCACAGTAGCCAAGTCACGGCAAACGCTGAGGATTTACATGCTTAGGATTCGGCGAAGCAAATCTTGAGGCGTCGGGCAAAACAGGGGTATGATGGCATCGTCGAAAGAGGCAGCCGAGTGGTCGGCCTGATGGCCGGGTCACGACATCGGCGGTGCGACGAACTCTGCAAATCCCGGCCGTTTGCCGAGCTCGGCGAGCCAGCGCGTGAGGTGCGGCTGCGCCGGCCGGCTGATGCCCTCGACGCCGAGCCAGCGCCGCGCATAGGAGCCGATCGCGATATCGGCGAGCGTGAACGCATCGCCATCGATGAAGCGGCGCGAGGAGAGCAGGCGGTCGGCGATGGCCCAGACCTCTGCGGCGGCATCGGCATCGCGCTGCACCTGAAGCATGTCGCGCTCGGCGGGCGCGGTGCGCACGATGCCCCAGAACACCGGGCGATCGACCGGCTGCACCGCCGACAGCGTCCAGTCGAGCCAGCGGTCGACGCTAGCGCGCAGTTTCGGCGCCTCCGGATAGATCGGCGTGCCGCTTCCATGGGCGAGACAGAGATAGCGCATGATCGAATTGGACTCCCACAGCACGAAGTCGCCCTCGACCAGCGTCGGGATCCGCGCATTGGGGTTCATCGCGAGATAGTCGGCCTCGCGGGTCTTGCCGTATTGCATGCCGGCGTCGACGCGCTCGTAGGCGAGGCCGAGCTCGGTGAGGCACCACAGCACTTTCTGCACGTTGACCGAATTGGCGCGGCCCCAGATCGTCAGCTTGGTGTCAGGCATGAAGCGTCTCCCCGGTGTTTCGGTGCCGTAGCCCTGATGGAGCGAAGCGTAACCTGGGAGCGCCGCAGCCGAAGCACCCCGGATTGCGCTTCGCTCCATCCGGGCTACGCGTCCGTCTGGCGCGGGTGATAGCGGAATTTCGCGGGATCGGCGATGCGCGATTGCCGCGCGCCCCTCATGCAAAAAGCTCCGCCATGGGCGGAGCTTTCATTGCAAAATCGTACCTAGCGCTCAGCGGCCGAAGAACAGCCACAACAGGATGATCACGGGGATCGGCACGCCAAGCATCCACAGCAACATTCCTCTTGCCATCGCATCCTCCTCCAATCGGCTTCGTGAAAGGAGAACGTCGGGCGAGGGGCGTTGTTCCTGCCTGTTGGCCTACCAATGGCCGGTGTTTGGCATCGACGTCCAGGGCTCCTGCGGCGGCTTCGGATCGCCCTTCTGCAACAGCTCGATCGAGTGCAGATCGGGCGAGCGCACGAAGGCCATGTTGCCGTCGCGCGGGGGACGGTTGATGGTGACGCCGGCCTTTTGCAGCTTCTCGCAGGTGGCGTAGATGTCGTCGACCTCATAGGCGAGATGGCCGAAGAAGCGATCCTCGCCGTACTTCTCCTCGTCCCAGTTGTAGGTGAGCTCGACCAGCGGCGCTCCACGGGTTTGCGGCTGCTTCTTCAGCGCCTCGAGATCGTCCGCCGAGCACAGGAACACCAGCGTGAAGCGCCCCTTGTCGTTCTCGATCCGCCGCACCTCCTTCAAGCCCAGCGCATCCTGGTAAAACTTCAGCGCGGCATCGAGATTGCGCACGCGCAGCATGGTGTGGAGGTATCGCATGGTTCTTGCTCCCTGGAACGGACGGAGGGTTTTGTCTTGGGCCGGGACGGCGGGGGAGAGATAGCAGGAAAGTGGGGGGAGGGGCAGGGGGCGGGGGCAAATGTGCGTGAAGCGTGCCGGTTCGGCTCGCGCTGCATCACGTTCGAAGCAGTGCCGCCATCTCCTTCCAATGATAGATGCGCACCTTCTCGGTTTGATGCCGCGCGGCTTTGGCGATGGCGTGCGCGATGTCGTTGCCGGCGAGCCCGCGATACCGCTCCGCTGGGCCAACGAGCAGCGGATTGAGTACGCTCCATATCGCGATGATGAGGCGTTCACGCGGCCGGTCCTCGTCGCGCGCGCCGAGGATCATCGACGGGCGGAAAATATGCGTGTGCTCGAAATCGAGCGAGAGAATGTCCCGCTCCACCTCGCCCTTGGTTCTGAGATAAAACACGCCGGAGCCGGCGTTGGCGCCAACGGCCGTGACCAGAAACACCGACCGTGCGCCGTTCGCCCTGGCGATCTCGGCCGCCAACAGGGGATAATCATGGTCGATCTTGTAGTACTCGGCCTCGTCAGGGGTGTGCTTGCGCGTCGTTCCGAGCGCGATGAAGATCTCGTCGGCGACCAATTGCGGCTTGAGTGTGGGCAGGGACGCGAGAGCGCCGATCAACACCGTGAGCTTCGGATGGCTCACCGCCAGCGGCTTGCGGGTCACCGCCACAACCCTCGAATAGTCGGGACTGTCCAAGAGGTCGCGCAGCAAATGCGAGCCGATGAAGCCGGTTGCGCCGAAGACAAGTGCGGTTTTCATTCAAGCCACCGGTTTGCGAGGCGAGCTTGACGAGGAGATGAGCCACGGCTTCCATGGAAAGGAGGCCAGGCTTTTCCATCCGCCATCCACCGTCTCGCGTTTGGCGTGGAGGGCTGAGCGGCAACCTACAGAAGCGGAATAATATCGGAGACCTGGCTAGCGAACTCGTGCCACCATCGCCGAACCAAAACGCTACTGCAAGACCTTCGGCAGCACGACCACCACTTCGATGTCCTGCTTCAAGATGCGGCCGGCAATGTCTGCAATGAGCAGGGCGAAGTCTTCCTCGATCGCGGCAGCGGCGGCTTCGTCTTTGGCGTAAACGTACAGCAGCGGCCCCTCGACC comes from Bradyrhizobium sp. CCGE-LA001 and encodes:
- a CDS encoding VOC family protein → MRYLHTMLRVRNLDAALKFYQDALGLKEVRRIENDKGRFTLVFLCSADDLEALKKQPQTRGAPLVELTYNWDEEKYGEDRFFGHLAYEVDDIYATCEKLQKAGVTINRPPRDGNMAFVRSPDLHSIELLQKGDPKPPQEPWTSMPNTGHW
- a CDS encoding oxidoreductase, with translation MKTALVFGATGFIGSHLLRDLLDSPDYSRVVAVTRKPLAVSHPKLTVLIGALASLPTLKPQLVADEIFIALGTTRKHTPDEAEYYKIDHDYPLLAAEIARANGARSVFLVTAVGANAGSGVFYLRTKGEVERDILSLDFEHTHIFRPSMILGARDEDRPRERLIIAIWSVLNPLLVGPAERYRGLAGNDIAHAIAKAARHQTEKVRIYHWKEMAALLRT